A genomic window from Chloroflexota bacterium includes:
- a CDS encoding MCP four helix bundle domain-containing protein, which yields MKLGIRLQLFAGFGVVLLILVIVGVIGYVKLNEADVAIDSIGKGEVPAIQSVYEVEAAALTIRRDVRQAIIVTSEADRKKATDDLNLQVKSITVQMSILDKLQVTTDGKAQLAALKAAYTPWVAEQQQIATLASAGKDAEATTILLSASGTKMREAIDAALKDLIDGKMQRVDATVKTAQDSSTQAIMLMIGAVVVGVIAGLGIAFVVSQKLAGSANQLAAAAAGLAAGNVNQQLTVKSNDEMGELARSFEAMIGTLRALVAETMRLVEAAKAGRLSERGDEAKFQGAYADL from the coding sequence ATGAAACTCGGAATACGGTTGCAACTGTTTGCCGGCTTCGGCGTGGTGTTGCTGATCCTGGTCATCGTGGGCGTCATTGGATACGTCAAACTGAATGAGGCCGACGTCGCGATTGATAGCATTGGCAAGGGCGAGGTGCCGGCCATTCAGTCAGTCTACGAAGTGGAAGCTGCGGCGCTGACGATCCGGCGCGATGTGCGCCAGGCGATCATCGTGACGAGTGAGGCGGACCGCAAAAAGGCGACGGATGACTTGAACCTGCAGGTCAAGAGCATCACCGTGCAGATGAGCATACTGGACAAGCTGCAGGTGACGACGGACGGCAAGGCGCAGTTGGCGGCGCTCAAGGCGGCGTACACCCCGTGGGTGGCAGAGCAACAGCAGATCGCGACGCTGGCGAGCGCCGGCAAGGATGCGGAGGCGACGACGATCCTGCTGAGCGCCAGCGGCACGAAAATGCGCGAGGCGATCGATGCGGCGTTGAAGGACCTCATCGATGGCAAGATGCAGCGCGTGGATGCCACCGTCAAAACCGCTCAGGATAGCAGCACGCAGGCCATTATGCTCATGATCGGCGCGGTCGTCGTGGGCGTCATCGCCGGGCTGGGTATCGCGTTCGTCGTATCGCAGAAGCTGGCGGGTTCGGCGAACCAGTTGGCGGCGGCGGCGGCGGGGCTGGCAGCGGGGAATGTGAACCAGCAGTTGACGGTGAAGTCGAACGATGAGATGGGTGAGTTGGCGCGGTCGTTCGAGGCGATGATCGGGACGCTGCGGGCGCTGGTCGCGGAGACGATGCGGCTGGTGGAGGCGGCGAAGGCGGGGCGGCTGAGCGAGCGCGGCGATGAGGCGAAGTTTCAGGGCGCCTATGCCGATCTGG